One window of Syntrophorhabdaceae bacterium genomic DNA carries:
- the mraZ gene encoding division/cell wall cluster transcriptional repressor MraZ: protein MFSGRYEYGLDEKSRVSIPARFRETLSAAYDMRLILTNHADYIVAYPYKEWVDLQEKISTRENMTSDEAAILRFIRSGAVECPIDKLGRVLISPSLKTYAAIKKNVMVVGNYRKIEIWALEKWDEEYRRVTEDRDKMQQVIARFGL from the coding sequence GTGTTCTCTGGAAGATATGAATACGGGTTGGACGAAAAGAGCAGGGTAAGCATCCCGGCCAGGTTCCGGGAAACCCTCTCTGCCGCCTATGATATGAGACTTATCCTGACTAACCATGCCGATTACATTGTAGCATATCCTTATAAAGAGTGGGTCGATTTACAGGAAAAGATTTCGACTCGTGAAAATATGACAAGCGACGAGGCGGCCATCCTGAGGTTCATCCGCTCCGGCGCCGTTGAATGCCCTATCGACAAGCTGGGAAGGGTCCTCATCTCCCCCTCCCTCAAGACCTATGCGGCCATAAAGAAAAACGTCATGGTAGTGGGAAACTACCGGAAGATCGAGATTTGGGCACTCGAAAAGTGGGATGAGGAATATCGCAGGGTCACTGAGGACCGCGACAAGATGCAGCAGGTCATCGCGAGATTCGGCCTCTGA